The following coding sequences are from one Candidatus Borkfalkia ceftriaxoniphila window:
- a CDS encoding alpha-galactosidase, translating into MIKKKGTVYRLETPATTLVLKADTAQILYYGKKLVSADWCEALRSSPCRLFSEYGQGDFNEQSVLLVNADGGFSTNFVYSKSKILAEKPVLENLPSSYGESKTLELKYVDATKVALYLYYTVFEDTDAIAVSAKIVNGAKKEIHIKKLASVQAELTGRFEFITFNGAWARERRKNARAVCGGTFVNESRAGASSHAHNPFVMAKGEKGVFGFHLLYSGNHKESMTEYDGVTRVIAGINDFMFDWTLGAGEEFCAPEAAMCYAETEDALSRQMHAFAAEHVVRGKWKKRERPVLVNSWEGAYFDFNADSVVEMAKVSKDLGAELFVLDDGWFGRRNDDTSSLGDWSDNVEKLGCTLAELAERVRGCGLKFGIWIEPEMISEESELFRSRPAYAMRVPGRTPVRLRNQLALNMADEKVQNFVVRTVSDVISRCGASYVKWDYNRMLTDCFGKGVAAGEYFHRYMLGVYKVISKVVKRFPFVLFEGCAGGGARFDLGMMSYFPQIWTSDNTDARDRLQIQDGSSYGYPQSVMGAHVSASPNHQSGDSHPLETRFNVACGGLLGYELDVRKLSEKDKKTVAAQISFYKEHRKLLQFGNFYRLGDSFGGDYGGFISVSPDRGAAIAVIAAEKRTNVPPPRVAFKGLNPAYVYEVTARRQENYENNLSFTAGGDVLMCGELFFPDFYDDASARENSGCMYTRMFLIKKQKNL; encoded by the coding sequence ATGATCAAGAAAAAGGGCACTGTATATCGTCTGGAAACGCCCGCCACGACGCTCGTACTCAAAGCGGATACGGCGCAGATCCTCTATTACGGGAAAAAACTGGTTTCCGCCGACTGGTGCGAGGCGCTGCGATCTTCGCCCTGCCGTCTTTTTTCCGAATACGGGCAGGGGGATTTTAACGAGCAGAGCGTTTTGCTCGTCAATGCGGACGGCGGCTTTTCCACGAATTTCGTCTATTCCAAAAGTAAGATCCTTGCCGAAAAACCCGTTCTTGAAAATCTGCCTTCTTCTTACGGCGAGAGCAAGACGCTCGAACTGAAATACGTCGATGCGACGAAAGTCGCGCTCTATCTGTATTATACCGTGTTTGAGGACACCGACGCGATCGCCGTGTCCGCAAAGATCGTGAACGGCGCGAAAAAGGAAATACATATCAAAAAACTTGCGAGCGTCCAGGCGGAATTGACGGGGCGTTTCGAGTTTATCACGTTCAACGGCGCATGGGCGCGCGAACGCCGTAAGAACGCGCGCGCCGTATGCGGCGGCACCTTCGTCAACGAGAGCCGCGCGGGGGCGTCCTCGCACGCGCACAATCCTTTCGTCATGGCGAAAGGGGAAAAAGGCGTGTTCGGGTTTCATCTCCTGTATTCGGGAAACCACAAAGAGAGCATGACCGAATACGACGGCGTCACCCGCGTGATCGCGGGGATTAACGACTTTATGTTCGACTGGACGCTCGGCGCGGGCGAAGAATTCTGCGCGCCCGAAGCGGCGATGTGCTATGCCGAAACGGAAGACGCGCTGTCGCGGCAGATGCACGCGTTTGCGGCGGAGCACGTCGTGCGCGGTAAATGGAAGAAAAGAGAGCGCCCCGTGCTCGTCAACAGTTGGGAGGGCGCGTATTTTGATTTTAACGCCGATTCCGTCGTGGAAATGGCGAAAGTTTCCAAAGACCTGGGGGCGGAACTGTTCGTTTTGGACGACGGCTGGTTTGGCAGGCGGAACGACGATACGTCTTCGCTCGGCGACTGGTCGGACAACGTCGAAAAACTCGGCTGCACGCTCGCGGAACTTGCCGAACGCGTGCGCGGCTGCGGTCTGAAATTCGGTATCTGGATCGAGCCGGAAATGATCAGCGAAGAGAGCGAACTTTTCCGATCCCGCCCCGCCTACGCCATGCGCGTTCCCGGGAGGACGCCCGTGCGGCTTCGCAATCAACTCGCGCTCAACATGGCGGACGAAAAAGTGCAGAATTTCGTCGTCCGCACCGTCAGCGACGTGATCTCGCGCTGCGGCGCTTCCTACGTCAAATGGGACTATAACCGTATGCTCACCGATTGTTTCGGCAAAGGCGTGGCGGCGGGCGAATATTTTCACCGCTATATGCTGGGCGTATATAAAGTGATCTCCAAAGTCGTAAAGCGCTTTCCGTTCGTGCTGTTCGAGGGCTGCGCGGGCGGCGGCGCGCGGTTCGATCTGGGGATGATGAGTTATTTCCCGCAGATATGGACGAGCGACAATACCGACGCGCGCGACCGTCTGCAAATACAGGACGGCAGTTCTTACGGCTATCCGCAGAGCGTCATGGGTGCGCACGTGTCCGCCTCGCCAAACCATCAGAGCGGCGATTCGCACCCGTTGGAAACGCGGTTCAACGTCGCCTGCGGGGGGCTTTTGGGATACGAACTGGACGTGAGAAAACTTTCCGAAAAGGATAAAAAGACGGTCGCTGCGCAAATTTCCTTTTACAAAGAACACAGAAAACTTTTACAATTCGGAAATTTTTATCGCCTCGGCGACAGTTTCGGAGGGGATTACGGCGGGTTTATTTCCGTGTCCCCCGACCGCGGCGCGGCGATTGCCGTAATTGCCGCGGAAAAGCGCACCAACGTTCCGCCGCCCCGCGTCGCGTTCAAGGGGCTCAATCCCGCTTACGTTTACGAAGTGACCGCGCGCAGACAAGAAAATTACGAAAATAATCTTTCCTTTACGGCGGGCGGCGACGTTTTGATGTGCGGCGAACTCTTTTTCCCCGACTTTTACGACGATGCGTCCGCGCGCGAAAATTCGGGCTGTATGTATACCCGTATGTTCCTCATCAAAAAACAGAAAAATTTATAA
- a CDS encoding DUF1643 domain-containing protein: MAWLYETDEEDRSRFVLGEVADPRSRTLLCFGINPSTATLQKFDQTLKSTIRLAHFNGYKNWVMLNIYPQRATDPNDLSVSEDFGLMQTNLLHIRNLLQTYPACDVLFAYGNLISKRKYLKTCLQRIVDLLHDGFQGNYLMIGRTKQGNPRHPLYAKTSKFLPYTL; encoded by the coding sequence ATGGCTTGGCTGTACGAAACCGACGAAGAGGACAGGTCGCGTTTTGTGTTGGGTGAGGTCGCGGATCCTCGTTCGCGCACGCTATTATGTTTCGGGATCAACCCGAGCACGGCAACATTGCAAAAATTCGATCAGACGCTGAAAAGTACCATACGGTTGGCGCATTTCAACGGTTATAAAAACTGGGTTATGTTAAATATTTATCCGCAGAGGGCAACGGATCCGAACGATCTGTCCGTATCAGAAGATTTCGGTTTAATGCAGACGAACTTATTACATATCCGAAACCTGCTCCAAACATATCCCGCTTGCGACGTTTTGTTCGCTTACGGCAATCTGATTTCTAAAAGAAAGTACCTGAAAACGTGTCTGCAACGTATCGTCGACCTTTTACATGACGGATTTCAAGGCAATTATCTCATGATCGGCAGGACGAAACAGGGAAATCCACGCCATCCTCTTTATGCAAAAACATCGAAATTTTTGCCTTATACGTTATAA
- a CDS encoding phosphohexomutase domain-containing protein, with protein sequence MREEDFLKLKSGTDVRGTALGEKTDLTDEAVDAIVRAFLYWIEEKTGNRAKIIAVGHDSRLSAERICKTAVSAAQASGANVLFCGLSSTPSMFMLLQEKEFCADASIMITASHMPSDKNGLKFFLPDGGLESRDVTEILKLAAKGTTLSGAGRVQTLDYMPRYAAALVEKVRAATGKDKPLAGKKIIVDAGNGAGGFYVDKVLVPLGADTEGSRFLEPDGNFPNHIPNPENERAMNAICEQVKKTGADLGIIFDTDVDRAGAVDDTGAEINRNRLIALVSAILLSEQAGGTIVTDSVTSEHLTEFIEKYGGRHHRFKRGYKNVIDEAKRLNDEGVYSPLAIETSGHAALKENYFLDDGAYLVTRILISVAKGENVRDLISGLKTPAEEGEVRLPFSDGADFKTLGETVLQDLKSAAAGEGLSLAEKNYEGVRLLFGKGRGDGWALVRMSLHEPIMPVNFESNVKGGMAVIAKTLYSLLGKYDFLKADPLKKFF encoded by the coding sequence ATGCGCGAAGAAGATTTTCTGAAATTGAAGAGCGGCACGGACGTGCGCGGCACCGCGCTCGGCGAAAAGACCGATCTGACGGACGAAGCGGTAGACGCAATCGTGCGCGCGTTTTTGTACTGGATAGAAGAAAAGACGGGAAACCGCGCGAAGATCATCGCCGTCGGGCACGACTCGCGTCTTTCCGCGGAGCGCATTTGCAAAACGGCAGTTTCCGCGGCGCAGGCAAGCGGCGCGAACGTGCTCTTTTGCGGGCTGTCCTCCACGCCCTCGATGTTCATGCTGCTGCAGGAAAAAGAATTTTGCGCCGATGCCTCGATCATGATCACGGCGAGCCATATGCCCAGCGATAAAAACGGACTGAAATTCTTTTTGCCGGACGGCGGGCTGGAAAGCCGCGACGTGACGGAAATTTTAAAACTCGCGGCGAAGGGCACGACGCTTTCGGGCGCGGGGCGCGTACAAACGCTCGACTATATGCCCCGCTACGCGGCGGCGCTCGTTGAAAAAGTGCGCGCGGCGACGGGTAAAGACAAGCCGCTCGCGGGCAAGAAGATCATCGTGGACGCGGGAAACGGCGCGGGCGGTTTTTATGTGGACAAAGTGCTCGTTCCTCTGGGAGCGGACACCGAAGGCAGCCGTTTTTTAGAGCCTGACGGCAATTTCCCTAATCACATACCCAATCCCGAAAACGAACGGGCGATGAACGCGATCTGCGAACAGGTGAAAAAAACGGGCGCGGATCTCGGCATCATCTTCGATACCGACGTGGACCGCGCGGGTGCGGTAGACGATACGGGTGCGGAGATCAACCGAAACCGGCTCATCGCGCTCGTTTCCGCCATATTGTTATCCGAACAGGCGGGCGGCACCATCGTCACCGATTCGGTGACGAGCGAACATCTGACCGAATTCATCGAAAAGTATGGCGGGCGGCACCACCGCTTCAAACGCGGATATAAAAACGTCATCGACGAGGCGAAACGGCTGAACGACGAGGGCGTTTATTCCCCTCTCGCCATCGAAACGAGCGGGCACGCCGCGCTCAAAGAAAACTACTTCCTCGACGACGGCGCGTATCTCGTGACGCGCATCCTCATATCCGTCGCCAAGGGCGAAAACGTGCGGGATCTGATCTCGGGCTTAAAAACGCCCGCCGAGGAAGGAGAAGTCCGCCTGCCGTTCTCGGACGGCGCGGATTTCAAAACGCTGGGTGAAACCGTTTTACAGGATTTAAAGTCCGCCGCGGCAGGCGAAGGGCTTTCGCTCGCCGAAAAGAATTACGAGGGCGTGCGCCTCCTCTTCGGCAAGGGGCGCGGCGACGGCTGGGCGCTGGTGCGCATGAGCCTGCACGAGCCGATCATGCCCGTCAATTTCGAAAGCAACGTAAAAGGCGGCATGGCGGTCATCGCAAAAACGCTGTATTCCCTGCTCGGGAAGTATGATTTTCTGAAAGCAGATCCACTGAAAAAATTTTTTTAA
- the hslO gene encoding Hsp33 family molecular chaperone HslO has protein sequence MGKTENKILRGLVFDDEVSLAVLDTTELVNEAIRIHNLSPLAAAALGRTLTVAAYMCSSLKSENAALSVNIRGDGVGGPICVSGDKDLHMRGTIEDPAAFLPPNEAGKLDVGGCVGRKGYLSVVRSDGEGAPFVGTTELISGEIGEDFAAYFAYSEQIPTAIAVGVKVGKDGTCLGAGGVILQPLPGASEENIRKTEEIMENFRSVSSLVEQGSAEEIAEKYFGNVKYYTLKPEYKCNCSRNYIEGVLLSMGEKELMDALEEEGKICVHCHYCNTDYVFSAEDVEKLLAGART, from the coding sequence ATGGGTAAGACCGAAAATAAAATTTTAAGAGGGCTGGTGTTCGACGACGAAGTTTCTTTGGCGGTGCTCGACACCACCGAACTCGTCAACGAAGCGATCCGCATACATAACCTTTCGCCTCTGGCGGCGGCGGCGCTGGGGCGCACGCTTACCGTGGCGGCATATATGTGTTCTTCCCTGAAGAGCGAAAACGCGGCGCTTTCCGTCAATATCCGAGGGGACGGCGTCGGCGGCCCCATCTGCGTGAGCGGGGACAAAGACCTGCATATGCGCGGCACGATCGAAGATCCCGCGGCTTTTCTTCCCCCCAACGAGGCGGGGAAACTGGACGTGGGCGGCTGCGTCGGGCGCAAGGGATACCTGAGCGTCGTCCGCAGCGACGGCGAGGGAGCGCCTTTCGTGGGGACGACGGAACTGATAAGCGGAGAGATCGGAGAAGATTTCGCCGCCTATTTCGCGTACAGTGAACAGATCCCCACAGCCATCGCAGTGGGCGTCAAGGTGGGAAAAGACGGGACCTGTCTGGGTGCGGGCGGCGTGATCTTGCAGCCGCTTCCCGGCGCGAGCGAAGAAAATATCCGCAAAACCGAAGAGATCATGGAAAATTTCCGCAGCGTCAGCTCGCTCGTGGAACAGGGTTCCGCAGAAGAGATCGCGGAAAAATATTTCGGGAATGTCAAATATTACACATTAAAACCCGAATACAAGTGTAATTGCAGCAGAAATTATATAGAGGGAGTTCTTCTCTCCATGGGCGAAAAAGAACTTATGGACGCGCTCGAAGAGGAGGGGAAGATCTGCGTGCACTGCCATTACTGCAACACGGACTATGTTTTTTCGGCGGAGGACGTCGAAAAACTTCTTGCCGGCGCCCGTACATAA
- a CDS encoding tetratricopeptide repeat protein, with product MDEKVIAFDAGEDRLVELAERYCDEKNFCAALRMIHKKINLYGAEPDDWMFLAEIYDDMETYEMAINCWFRYLAVCEIEALADAYEGLAACYYNVGNEAQSAYYYNKMLSEDDDVPAESKMEIARMFTRSPKSLFKVVYPPEKADYGETVDEGVKLLKSGKYEDAATAFSKVHPASRLAGAAKNYLAVCHLVTGDSDAAEKDCLELLEKDPDDVQALSTYCAVLIEKKQTAKSREIARRLASISTENPDELYKIATVCCESGLDAEAYEKFCVLEEIVRYDLTLIYFKSVAACKCGKYRESLEGFGKIIDVFPHAEVARYYYNAMRLYLEEGGQPPAVDYFYKLPKAERDKRVQLLAALSDVKSDELRRYGREYDLVPLFRWCFDEFDGQEPELQLLAVNVAVRAGEYGFLQEMFLDSTVNDVIKIETARKIFERNKDASIAVVLCDVFKQLEFVRLEVGRVKHKIFVSAYSMCAAKFCLLGNEHTHKFNRAAVKMYNILEEKNLLTLVTDKESLACAIFLFTRKGKGDFKGALESFRADETNVRTLLEAVRQGDKNETH from the coding sequence ATGGATGAAAAAGTAATCGCGTTCGATGCGGGCGAAGATCGTCTTGTCGAACTCGCCGAGCGTTACTGCGACGAAAAGAATTTTTGCGCGGCGCTGCGCATGATCCATAAAAAGATCAACCTTTACGGTGCGGAGCCCGACGACTGGATGTTTCTGGCGGAAATTTACGACGACATGGAAACGTACGAAATGGCGATCAACTGCTGGTTCCGCTATCTTGCCGTCTGCGAGATAGAGGCGCTCGCGGACGCATACGAAGGGCTTGCCGCCTGTTATTACAATGTGGGAAACGAAGCGCAGTCCGCCTATTATTACAATAAAATGCTCTCCGAAGACGACGACGTGCCCGCCGAAAGCAAAATGGAGATCGCGCGTATGTTCACCCGTTCGCCCAAGAGCCTTTTCAAGGTGGTCTATCCGCCTGAAAAAGCGGATTACGGCGAAACGGTGGACGAGGGCGTCAAACTTTTGAAATCGGGAAAGTACGAGGACGCCGCGACGGCGTTTTCCAAGGTGCATCCCGCCTCTCGCCTTGCGGGCGCGGCGAAAAATTATCTCGCCGTCTGCCATCTCGTCACGGGGGATTCCGATGCGGCGGAAAAGGATTGTCTGGAACTTCTGGAAAAAGATCCCGACGACGTGCAGGCGCTTTCCACTTACTGCGCCGTGCTCATCGAAAAGAAACAGACGGCAAAGAGCCGCGAGATCGCGCGCAGACTGGCTTCTATCTCCACCGAAAATCCCGACGAACTGTACAAAATCGCCACGGTCTGCTGCGAAAGCGGACTGGACGCAGAGGCATACGAAAAATTCTGCGTTTTGGAGGAGATCGTCCGTTACGATCTGACTCTTATCTACTTTAAATCGGTAGCCGCCTGCAAATGCGGCAAATACCGCGAAAGCCTGGAAGGGTTCGGCAAGATCATAGACGTGTTCCCCCATGCGGAAGTCGCGCGCTATTATTATAACGCGATGCGCCTGTATCTGGAAGAGGGCGGACAGCCGCCCGCGGTCGACTATTTTTATAAACTTCCCAAAGCTGAGCGCGATAAGCGCGTGCAGTTGTTGGCGGCGCTCTCGGACGTCAAAAGCGACGAACTCAGACGTTACGGCAGGGAATACGACCTCGTGCCGCTGTTTCGCTGGTGTTTCGACGAGTTTGACGGGCAGGAGCCCGAATTGCAGCTATTGGCCGTGAATGTGGCGGTGCGTGCGGGCGAGTACGGTTTTTTGCAGGAAATGTTTCTGGACAGCACCGTGAACGACGTCATCAAGATCGAAACGGCGCGGAAGATCTTCGAGCGAAACAAAGACGCGAGCATCGCGGTGGTGCTCTGCGACGTGTTCAAACAACTGGAATTCGTGCGTTTGGAAGTGGGGCGCGTCAAACACAAGATCTTCGTTTCCGCCTATTCGATGTGCGCGGCGAAATTCTGTCTGCTCGGCAACGAACATACGCATAAATTCAACCGCGCGGCAGTTAAAATGTATAATATTCTGGAAGAAAAAAATCTGTTGACGCTGGTGACGGACAAGGAAAGCCTGGCATGCGCGATTTTCCTCTTCACGCGGAAGGGAAAGGGCGATTTCAAGGGCGCGCTGGAATCGTTCCGCGCCGACGAAACGAACGTCCGCACCTTATTGGAAGCGGTCAGGCAAGGAGATAAAAATGAAACTCATTGA
- a CDS encoding amino acid kinase family protein produces the protein MKYDVELVGKIGSMALIDKADNMIDYTRVARISRELKPGYIWISSGATEIGRLDYRMRNGCDLPDTEESKADYSSQGQTILMQTYRQFVDSKYSVRQILVEHHHFNDEVKKEYLKRLLLRCKEQNAVPIINYNDAVSQSENRRLELSALSKSHAKVYECVDNDETASLVACLVHAETLLILTSVDGIYTDPHDPSTIIEEIGGKNAYELVENIENYKKYCDGASRKGANGAKAKLEYVKEAAAQGTKVLIANAKYTLKEILSGKARCTRIQIR, from the coding sequence ATGAAATACGACGTGGAATTGGTGGGAAAGATCGGTTCGATGGCGCTCATCGACAAGGCCGACAATATGATAGATTATACGCGCGTGGCGCGTATTTCGCGGGAACTGAAACCCGGATATATCTGGATCTCCAGCGGCGCGACGGAGATCGGGAGGCTGGATTACCGCATGCGCAACGGCTGCGATCTGCCCGACACAGAAGAATCCAAAGCGGACTATTCCTCGCAGGGACAGACCATTCTCATGCAGACCTACCGCCAGTTCGTGGACAGCAAATATTCCGTGCGTCAGATCCTCGTGGAGCACCATCACTTCAACGACGAGGTGAAGAAAGAATATCTCAAACGGTTGCTATTGCGCTGCAAAGAACAAAACGCCGTGCCCATCATCAACTATAACGACGCGGTGTCGCAGTCGGAAAACCGCCGTCTGGAACTTTCCGCACTATCCAAATCGCACGCCAAAGTGTACGAATGCGTGGACAACGACGAAACCGCGTCGCTCGTGGCGTGTCTCGTGCACGCGGAAACGCTGCTCATCTTAACGAGCGTCGACGGCATCTACACCGACCCGCACGACCCTTCCACGATTATCGAAGAGATCGGCGGCAAAAACGCCTACGAATTGGTGGAAAACATCGAAAACTATAAAAAGTACTGCGACGGCGCCTCCCGCAAGGGCGCGAACGGCGCGAAAGCCAAACTCGAATACGTGAAAGAGGCCGCGGCGCAGGGCACGAAAGTGCTTATCGCCAATGCAAAATACACGCTCAAAGAGATCCTCTCGGGCAAAGCGCGCTGTACGAGAATCCAGATACGCTAA
- a CDS encoding helix-turn-helix domain-containing protein encodes MDHFGERLARLRKDAKLTQEQVSERCGVSAQAVSKWENGSTYPDILLLKTLADLFQISCDELLGRESTVYLNDSGRKMKLLKIKARDDSSTTNLNIPVEAVKLLISDGGIWKGIQNDILEKIDFSKLLQMVDIGVAGKLLEFEDGEDSVEIWVE; translated from the coding sequence ATGGATCATTTCGGAGAAAGATTGGCGCGGCTGAGAAAGGATGCGAAACTTACGCAAGAACAGGTCTCAGAACGGTGCGGGGTTTCCGCACAGGCGGTTTCTAAATGGGAAAACGGCAGTACGTATCCCGATATCTTGTTGCTTAAAACTCTTGCCGACCTTTTTCAAATCAGTTGTGACGAACTTCTCGGCAGAGAATCGACCGTCTATCTAAACGATTCCGGACGAAAAATGAAATTGCTGAAAATAAAAGCGCGGGACGATTCGTCGACGACGAATTTGAATATTCCCGTGGAGGCAGTGAAACTGCTTATCTCCGACGGAGGCATTTGGAAGGGAATACAGAATGACATTTTAGAAAAGATAGACTTTTCAAAACTTTTACAGATGGTCGATATCGGTGTGGCAGGCAAATTGTTGGAATTTGAAGATGGCGAAGATTCTGTCGAAATTTGGGTGGAATGA
- the tkt gene encoding transketolase, translating to MNVREQTVNAIRVLSAEAIQKANSGHPGLPLGSAPIGYTLFADFLKFNPKDPKWDDRDRFVLSAGHGSMLNYSLLYLFGYDISKEDLKNFRQLGYKTPGHPEYGHTPGVETTTGPLGQGIANAVGMALAEAHLAAIFNRENFPVVDHYTYALCGDGCLEEGISYEACSFAGSHKLGKLILFYDDNDITIEGNTDCTFTEDVPARFKAQGWQVLKVDDANDMDALKRAVKKAKAEKDKPSLIVCKTVIGFGSPLAGSESCHGSPLGAENLQKMKENLGWSEEPFEIPAEVAEHCAQIARRGASRQGKWKRMFKEYAKAYPELAATYKKFQSGELPDLKNNEDLFKFEKPDATRNTSFAVLNKLADLLPNLIGGSADLAPSNKSNMKKRADFTAADKAGSNIHFGIREHAMAAITNGMQLHGGLKAYCATFFVFTDYMKNAMRLSALMHLPVTYILTHDSIGVGEDGPTHQPVEQLIGLRSIPNMKVYRPADGKETAAAWISALSGNAPTCLVLTRQNLPQYEKSGLDALKGGYILADSDKKTPDVLLIASGSEVEQCMQAKVLLKEKGVDARVVSMPCIEEFEKQSRSYQDVVLPPHVRARVCVEAGSPYSWYKYAGDLGEIIAMNTFGASAPAGKLFEMYGFTAENVVEKAFRTINKQ from the coding sequence ATGAACGTTCGTGAGCAAACGGTAAACGCCATCCGCGTCCTTTCCGCGGAGGCGATCCAGAAGGCCAATTCGGGACACCCCGGACTCCCCTTGGGCAGCGCGCCCATCGGCTATACCCTGTTCGCCGATTTTCTCAAATTCAACCCGAAAGACCCGAAATGGGACGACCGCGACCGTTTCGTCCTGTCCGCGGGACACGGTTCCATGCTCAACTACTCCCTTTTGTACCTGTTCGGCTACGATATCTCCAAGGAAGATTTAAAGAACTTCCGCCAACTCGGTTACAAGACGCCGGGCCATCCCGAATACGGCCATACCCCCGGCGTGGAAACGACGACGGGCCCGCTCGGTCAGGGCATCGCGAACGCGGTGGGCATGGCGCTTGCCGAAGCGCACCTTGCGGCAATCTTCAACCGCGAAAATTTCCCCGTCGTGGACCACTACACCTACGCGCTGTGCGGCGACGGCTGTCTGGAAGAGGGCATTTCCTATGAGGCTTGCTCGTTCGCGGGTTCCCATAAACTGGGAAAACTCATTCTCTTTTACGACGACAACGATATCACCATCGAGGGAAATACCGACTGCACCTTTACCGAGGACGTGCCCGCGCGATTCAAGGCGCAGGGCTGGCAGGTGCTCAAAGTGGACGACGCCAACGATATGGACGCGCTCAAACGCGCCGTAAAAAAGGCGAAAGCCGAAAAAGATAAACCTTCGCTCATCGTCTGCAAGACGGTCATCGGGTTCGGTTCCCCTCTCGCAGGCTCCGAAAGTTGCCACGGCTCCCCGCTCGGTGCAGAAAATCTGCAAAAAATGAAGGAAAATCTGGGATGGTCGGAAGAGCCTTTCGAAATTCCAGCAGAAGTCGCCGAGCACTGCGCGCAGATCGCCCGCCGCGGCGCCTCCCGCCAGGGAAAATGGAAGAGAATGTTCAAAGAATACGCCAAAGCGTATCCCGAACTTGCGGCAACGTACAAAAAGTTCCAGAGCGGCGAACTCCCCGATCTCAAAAACAACGAAGACCTGTTCAAATTCGAAAAGCCCGACGCGACGAGAAATACCAGTTTTGCGGTTCTCAACAAACTGGCGGATCTTCTGCCCAACCTCATCGGCGGTTCGGCCGACCTCGCGCCCTCCAATAAATCCAATATGAAAAAACGCGCCGATTTCACGGCGGCGGATAAAGCGGGGTCCAATATTCATTTCGGTATCCGCGAGCACGCGATGGCAGCGATCACAAACGGAATGCAGTTGCACGGCGGACTGAAAGCCTACTGCGCGACTTTCTTCGTGTTCACCGACTACATGAAAAACGCCATGCGCCTTTCCGCACTGATGCACCTGCCCGTCACCTATATCCTCACGCACGATTCCATCGGCGTGGGCGAGGACGGCCCGACGCATCAGCCCGTGGAACAACTCATCGGGCTGCGCTCCATTCCCAACATGAAAGTGTACCGTCCCGCGGACGGCAAAGAAACGGCGGCGGCGTGGATCTCCGCGCTGTCGGGCAACGCGCCCACCTGCCTCGTTCTCACAAGGCAGAATCTGCCGCAGTACGAAAAATCGGGGCTTGATGCGCTCAAAGGCGGCTATATCCTCGCCGACAGCGACAAAAAGACGCCTGACGTTCTGCTCATCGCCTCGGGTTCGGAAGTCGAACAGTGCATGCAGGCGAAAGTTCTGTTGAAAGAAAAAGGCGTGGACGCCCGCGTCGTATCCATGCCCTGCATCGAAGAATTCGAAAAACAGTCCAGATCCTATCAGGACGTGGTGCTGCCGCCGCACGTCCGCGCGCGCGTCTGCGTGGAGGCGGGTTCCCCCTATTCCTGGTATAAATACGCGGGGGATCTCGGCGAGATCATCGCAATGAATACATTCGGCGCCTCGGCGCCTGCGGGCAAACTGTTCGAAATGTACGGCTTTACCGCCGAAAACGTTGTGGAAAAGGCTTTCCGCACCATCAATAAGCAGTAG
- a CDS encoding spore coat protein — translation MAKLSKKESELNEQDSLQDMLNTEKMLMDNYLLAIKEGSTKSLRTMFMQNFNKAADDQYTVFKQMQEKGYYELQPAQKLMLDQKTQDFSKISKEIAQG, via the coding sequence ATGGCTAAATTGAGTAAAAAGGAAAGCGAACTGAACGAGCAAGATTCTTTGCAGGATATGCTCAATACGGAAAAAATGCTCATGGACAACTATCTTCTTGCGATCAAGGAAGGCAGCACCAAGAGCCTGCGCACCATGTTCATGCAGAATTTCAACAAGGCGGCGGACGATCAGTACACCGTTTTCAAGCAGATGCAGGAAAAGGGCTATTATGAATTGCAGCCCGCGCAGAAACTGATGCTCGATCAGAAAACGCAGGATTTTTCGAAAATTTCCAAAGAAATCGCTCAGGGCTGA
- a CDS encoding nitroreductase family protein: MDIEQLLLTRQSCRNYQEKPVDEETLRKIAELAHLAPSACNAQPWKIYAATGAKAKEVAHALQGMGMNKFTEKCPAFFAIAEGKTSFIGKVGGASHLVPYDVGIFAAHIVLAAQSLGVGSCIIGWRNEKTLQRVLGLKDKQCIPLVIALGYPAEDDPLRQKRRKPLEEVFEIL; encoded by the coding sequence ATGGATATCGAACAACTGCTTTTGACGCGGCAGAGTTGCCGCAACTATCAGGAAAAGCCCGTTGACGAGGAAACGCTGCGAAAAATCGCGGAACTCGCGCATCTCGCGCCCTCGGCGTGCAACGCGCAGCCCTGGAAAATTTATGCGGCGACGGGCGCCAAAGCGAAAGAAGTGGCGCACGCCCTGCAAGGTATGGGCATGAACAAGTTTACGGAAAAGTGCCCCGCTTTCTTTGCCATTGCCGAGGGCAAGACGAGTTTTATCGGCAAGGTCGGCGGCGCGTCGCATCTCGTGCCTTACGACGTGGGCATATTCGCGGCTCATATCGTCCTCGCGGCGCAGTCGCTGGGCGTCGGCTCGTGCATCATCGGCTGGCGCAACGAAAAGACGCTGCAACGCGTTTTAGGGCTCAAAGATAAGCAGTGTATTCCCCTCGTCATCGCGCTCGGCTATCCCGCCGAGGACGATCCGCTCCGCCAGAAACGGCGAAAACCGCTTGAAGAAGTTTTCGAAATTTTATAG